The Montipora capricornis isolate CH-2021 chromosome 3, ASM3666992v2, whole genome shotgun sequence genome includes the window GTCACCAATCAATATCATTGACTTTCCACCACGAATCTTATCATGACTACCGGTTGCTTGTTTACACCGTTTATCAATCCAGCCAAAGGTAGCTTGACCAAGCATTGAGTATTCATCAATAAGAATGTAATCAATTCCATTTAGGTTTTCCTGTAGCGTACATAAAGCTTGACCAGTGAGGTCTTTACAACCCTTTGAGCCAACAGGTAATTTAAGCAAGGAGTGTATTGTCACACCACTTACATTGTAGGAGGCTTTCCCAGTTGTTGCAGATACTTGACATTTCTCCCGCAGGAGATTTCGGATAGCATTTATAAGGTAACTCTTGCCAGTGCCAGCAAGACCAATAATAATCAGATGTAATGGCTGTTGTTCAGGAGAATTATTTGTAAAATGGGACTCTACAATATTGAAAGCAAGTCTTTGCATTTCACTAAAACTGTTGATATCAGAAACTTCATACTCTTGGTAAGTGACATTACTGTTTTGATCTTTCATGACTCTTATCCATGTGGGCATTTCACCCATCTGCTGATCAGTGTAGTGATGTCTGTCTTCATGCCAATCATGGGTTGACTCTTTATTTGGTTCAGAGTTGTCAAATGGTGTATGGAGATCTGAGAGGATCATCCATTCTTCACGTGTATTGATATCTTGTTCAAATGGGTCATTGTCAGGTTCTACCTGACTCAGAACTATAGCTTCTAGTTTTTCTAACCATTGAGGTACATGGTTTTGTCCATAAGGGCTTTGCAAGAACTCCTGCCAACAATTTATTAGCACTTCACTAGTGGCTTCGACATCACCCCATGCATTGCTTTGAGTTCTTAATCAAGGCTTATATCTTAGGAGCTGATATATACAGTACAATGCGAAGTTTGGCCCTCTAGGATTAGAGGAGTAAGTTGGAAATACTTTGGGAATTATGTTTTCAGGCATTTTTGTCAGTTTACTACTTACAACTTTAAATTTTGTAGCAAACTGTATGAAATTCAGATTCATCACCTCAGCCGAATTATCATATTGATCACGGTAAGCGTAATGGTCAAGTAGTGAGTTGCTTGTACAAATACCATCATTCTCAGCAGAAGGGACATTAGATATTTTCCGTGAACCATTCAGGCTCACTGGGATAACATTAAATGATGAACTATGAAGTTTTAGGGACAACAGCTGATGCATGGTCTCTTGTGCAGCATAGTCTCTTTCTCCAACAGTTTTCATCACTACCTTCTTGATAACTTTGTGTGAATCAACATTTTCATGAGGATTGCTCACAATAGAACTGAACACTTTTTTTAGAAAAGGTGACCTTGGTTCACCCTTAGCAGCATATTTGCTAAGATACTCAACGCAGGCATAGTGGTCAATGACCACTTGAATATCACAGTTAGCTCGCCAACCTTGCAACTGTAGTTGCTGGTTGTTGTTCAGTCTAGGGTCATTTCTTTTGGTAACAACTTTAGCCCTGTAGTGTACTTTGTCACCTTTTGAGTGAACTTCTTCAAATTCCAATCTTGTGTTTGCAGAGTATTCAAATGGAAAGTTGAACCTACATTTCAACTCCGATTGACTACCTTTGTTTCTAAGGCAGTAGTTGGTACTGCAATTGGTATGTCGCTGAACCATGTTCAAAAGATCTGCATAATCATTGTCTAGTTCAAAATCAAGAATGTCTTCATGACGTTTCTGGCAGGGGTGAAATGCAGGTCTCATCCACATATTTTCATGTGGTGGATTTGGGTTCACTGTTGACAAAAGCCAGTCAACATACTTACACACCTTAACACTAGCATCTTTACCAGCTTGAATGTCCTGGTCTAGCTGTTCTGTGTTTACAGTATCACCCttatccttttgtttttgggcCAAGAATCCTTTTAAAGCTATTTCAGTTAACTGACACAACCCTGGGTAATTGGACAGTTCAGCAGTACCATGACAGTGGATGCTACCTCTGCCTTGATATTCATATCTAAACCAATGCCAT containing:
- the LOC138040605 gene encoding uncharacterized protein, which produces MAFPTLFPDGKGDPTNQALLRDVPLHERIKHLLKFAENIDGKWVYRFARHPRFSYWAFNMLLRKRTLQQTGMFLKQNPGEAHLTVDELREMAENSDTTVFMSKISRYVGNIAGTDAYWYKVREDLKAIINHVGAPTLFFTFSSADMHWPELHDLFQMTTHNTSSEERRMNVINNPHIVDWFFTQKLESFVKHWLYETLDAKWHWFRYEYQGRGSIHCHGTAELSNYPGLCQLTEIALKGFLAQKQKDKGDTVNTEQLDQDIQAGKDASVKVCKYVDWLLSTVNPNPPHENMWMRPAFHPCQKRHEDILDFELDNDYADLLNMVQRHTNCSTNYCLRNKGSQSELKCRFNFPFEYSANTRLEFEEVHSKGDKVHYRAKVVTKRNDPRLNNNQQLQLQGWRANCDIQVVIDHYACVEYLSKYAAKGEPRSPFLKKVFSSIVSNPHENVDSHKVIKKVVMKTVGERDYAAQETMHQLLSLKLHSSSFNVIPVSLNGSRKISNVPSAENDGICTSNSLLDHYAYRDQYDNSAEVMNLNFIQFATKFKVEFLQSPYGQNHVPQWLEKLEAIVLSQVEPDNDPFEQDINTREEWMILSDLHTPFDNSEPNKESTHDWHEDRHHYTDQQMGEMPTWIRVMKDQNSNVTYQEYEVSDINSFSEMQRLAFNIVESHFTNNSPEQQPLHLIIIGLAGTGKSYLINAIRNLLREKCQVSATTGKASYNVSGVTIHSLLKLPVGSKGCKDLTGQALCTLQENLNGIDYILIDEYSMLGQATFGWIDKRCKQATGSHDKIRGGKSMILIGDTGQLPPVADKPLLLTRQPSNVSNLNEFEYATRLFYSNEQVAKYNHDQLNQLQHPVACINARHSSSSAKNASSDDMSGLEPVVFLAKTAKVMLTMNLWSHVGLYNGATGTVRHIIYDNGHRPPNLPLAVIVEFDNYRGPAFIDSQPSCVPICPVTVSLQSGNSLHERQQLPLRLAWALTIHKSQGLTLPKAWIIYW